agtgcacacacacactgtgaacacgcacacccggagcagtggttcTGATGAAATGGGGGAAAAAACTTCTGATTGTGTGGGAACTCAGCAATCTGAACATATTACTTAATGTACGACTCCTGTATATCACTATAATCATCTTTACCTTATTTATTCGTCATCCATCAAAATGTAACTAGTGCGACACTGGCTAACTTTATCCAGTCAAGAGCTGTAGTATGTGTATCATATGCTCATGTAGCAGAGCAGCAGTTCAGTCTGAATTTCACACAGTGTGATGAGAAACAATGGAGGATCACTgagccccctagtgggtcgcgtcCCCACCCACCCCCGGTTCTTAAAACATTTAAGCACCTACAAAAGGAACCTTTGGTCAGTTGATGAATTGACACCTATTTAAAAAGGTCTGagaatgtatttatatgtacatttttggGAATGTGCATCATGTGATCTTGTATAACTATCATTAATGTATCTCAACAAACTGATTTATGTGTCTCTTACGGTCTCAGGTGGAAAAAGCAGTGGGATATTTGGGGACCCAGAGGCTTCTTTGACTCACGGCAGGCATGTTCCCCCTGGTGGAGCCTCCAGTTACATTTTTGGGGGTGCGGAGTCGACCCCACCTTCTGTGAAAAGTCAACATCCCAACAAACCAAAGGTAGTCCAAACCCAGTAGACtactacagtttaaaaaaaaaaagtacttttgaaAAGGAGTGTATGTGACTCACAAATTCATAATTGTTTGTTTTCCACAAAgtttttaaaatctgaaaatgtCCACCCATTTCTGCTCTAATGCCCTTTTATTCTCTGTAGGACAATTTAAGTGTGGGTGTACCTGCTACTCCAGATCCACCAGGTAAAGAAAACCAGTGATTTACCTCACATAAGTCATCTGTTCTCCACAGTCTTTATTGTTGGCAGGCAGTTCCCTTTCCCACTGTTTTTCTCTCAGGTCCAGCCCCAGTGCCTAAGAAAGTTGAGAAGGTGGAGCCAGTGACCCCTCAACCAATGCCTGAAAAAGAGCCAGCAGCCCCTGCAcctgcagccaatcagaattctGAGGCAGCAACGTGGCAACCAACAGAAAAGGACCACGAGCCACGCCTTGGACCCCGCCCTCGCTCTCACAACAAAGTGATCAACCCACCGGGAGGAAAGTCTAGTGTGGTTTTCTATTAGCCCTAGCCATCAGTCTCTTCTTTTCTTCCATCTGCTTTTAACCTGTACTAAAACTTATCTTTCTCATTTACTTtctctgtaactttttttttgctttttttttttttttttgctttaagtcTGTCACTCTTCATTCCTTTTTTGATTCTGCACTTTCTGATTCATTCCTCACTTTCCCTTTTCCTTTTCATCGAATTCGAATCACTGTTACTCTTGCTCCTAAAACTAAATGGTTGTTTCCTTTCAAATGGTTTGCATTGACTGTTGTATTTTTATGTGATAATGTTTTGTTAATTTGCTAATGTATTAAATGCAAGTTTGCCTCATGAATCTGAGCAGTCTATGCAGTGTTCAACTGGTACCACTGTTGGTCGCCAAAGCAAGCTCTTCAGTATCGGCATATTCAGGTCTCCCTTTGAAACCCTGTGAATGTGTTCTGATGGCAAATTCTTTTGTGCAATAAGATGACTTCccttctcaatttttttttttttttttactgtgctcttgcatttttttttttttttttttgagcaagacACAAAGCCAAATGTAAAAGTAGTAGTTTAGATGGTTAACCAAATGATGGTTACACAGTTTTTGTAACTGATAATTGCCAAAGCACATATGACAATGATTAAACACGTACAATCACGCATCTTTGACAATATCACACTAATAAAATGTCCATATATGCATTTGAATGTAACCAGAGACTGTTAAACTAAGAGAATAATCTGATATGCCTGATGCTGTACTTGAAAAGAGTTGCTGCGCCATTGATTCTTTAATACTTGTGTGAATTTGGGCCTTTCCTCCCATTAGCCATCTACTTTATTCTTTGCATGTCAGGTGAAAGGTAAAATAtgagtctgtgagtgagtgagtgtgtgtgtgtgtgtgtgggtatttCCCACATGACTAGTGCCGTCCCTGCCCAAAATAATACTTCAGTGGTTGCTTGGCAATGTGACGGGATACtatgatgtcacagaggactgTTTCATACAATGCACCTCTTTATTGTTCATTTGTATGcaattttgtattgctttttttttcccATGACAATAAAAGGTTGTTTTACCATGTTGCTTGAAATAAACTGAAATCTCCACTTAGAAACTGATGTGCATGTGCTTGCTGAATTTTTAGGTTACTGAGTCAGGTTTGTGTTGTTTAAAGTAGGAGGTATCAGTGATTCTCAAGTACAAAACCGACTACAGAAAGAcaacttaaatggtttatttAACACTGAATTAATTTGGTTTCATGTTTTTGTGCAAGGTCTTGGTCTCATTTTTCACAGAATGTCATCGTCAGATACAAAATAAATTTATACTTGCcatgtaaaatatgtataaatataacgATCTATTCAGCCCTACTTATTTCATAACCAGTGAAATATGGAAAGAGGACCTTTAGGATGGAGGCAGAATTTGATATTGCCAGAAATTTTTGGTTTGTGTAGCCTTAAAAGGTATAcattaaatggtaaatggtaaatggactgcatttatatagcgctttcaacagaccacatggccatccaaagcgctttacaagttgcctcacattcacccattcacacactcattcatacaccgactgcggtgtcagccattcaaggcgccatccagctcgtagggagcagctggggttaggtgtcttgctcaaggacacctcgacacttggtcaggtggacccagggattgaaccaccaaccttccggtttgtagacaacctacatgaaccactgagccactgccgccccggcatatgtaatgtaatgtaataatacattattattatttttttttagttttttgttactagagctgaaacaacgaatcgatttaatcgattaaaatcgattattaaaatagttgtcaactaatttagtcatcgattcgttgctaaataatttatttgccgtaagcggcttatttcgtgcatatttcaaatctgcggtgaccaaagtgtggcagtaatgagccaccggaggatttactcagccagtacaacaggagaagtagcgaatagccaatagctggcctcgttttatgtcacgtgcttcccgaactgcgtctgcagcattcagcaggatgtgggagtactttattttgagccttcaaaaaagaagattaacctgtaaactctgcactactgaactgtttaagggaccgttcacatatcgcgtcttttgcgcgctcatgttcgttatttccaatgtaggcgcgcagtatgcgcgctcataatggaagcgacgcggtcgcgacgcacccgtttttccaggcgcgtgcgcaccgcatcgagttaaaaacatttcaacttttcagaatgcagcaagcgcaccgcgggtcatgtgacaagaactaaataatcagcttcatactttcccgtaacaacgttaaaagctcagccaagatgaaggaacagctgatcatagctgtatatggattcccattttgaaataaatttagtagcagagctactgcaatcgattttttgagctgcaaatccatttatcctttgctgaaatttccgcgtctttaaggagagagcacgtcatggttgcttagcaaaggcagacgcctcaggggcgcttctgcccgagcgttttggaaagaaggagaaagcggtgcgcctagcgttttccacgcgtttttaggcgcgatatgtgaacggcccctaagccttttatttgtgcagattctccagtacaatgttgtttgcaaatgtttagtcgtaaaagctgataacattgctttttaacagttaacatttaaagctttacaaacatgttctgtgatcagtttgtcgtttaccagttcataattcagtcgtgcagcctaattatgactgaatgagagaggtaaatgtttaaagatatttgaaatgcactttttttctaagtattcactgctctttttcacacagcaggttttttgtgtgtccgttttttctggacaaccttctgatggattttactttaaattgtgagttccattcaggtttcatgccattggcactttattcgaaggattgtttacaatttcacagcataagctataaagctgtttcccagtaaataataaaatacaacgcactgcaatcttattctgttttatccttattcttcgtgaaaatatgttctgaaagattccttaataagctttgttcgggatgttaaactactttaggagctctaaggactgccatggtgaaaacattatttgaaatctccttgtgaaatttgctagagtatgggtcagtgttctgattgcagaagagttcgacaaaggattactaacacataataaaacaactccaggtatatttgtgatgaggatatgacaatgcaaaattattaaaatctcttaaaaatctatgctgaattataaagaccctttattaataatttactttggggggaaaatggaaaaaactaaaatataagtacataaaccgattaatcgattaatcgtaaaaataatcgacagattaatcgattatcaaaataatcgttagttgcagccctatttgTTACCCTCTGGTATATCTCATTTAGGGGTAACACTTGTGATTCTCTGTAGTCAAATGAGACCCGAAGAATATTCTTAAACAAATGAAAGTACTATgtttaatatgaatattattaatttttttaaatgtatttttggtgGATTTCATGGTACTAGGCAATATTCACCTCTTATTATGCACCATTTATTTCTATATCAAATaacaaatattagaaaaatatagaattttttttttgtgtatttgtagtaGTTACAAAGTGCTACAAAAGTCACCAGGTTTTTTACCATTACATTTTTCATGATTGTGATAGTTTTATGAGTTTTGTTCAAGAATCAGTGGTCAGGTCAATACAGTGTTAcagaaatgcaaattaaaaaagtttagcaaaaaataaaataaaaatggcacatgaatttaattcaaatgtacatttttgtttctttgtgaatAAACTGCTGCAGACAGTGCCATACTGCGGTATTGCAATCCCATGTGAAGACGCGTGGGGGCTAGAGAGCAGCATGATGCAATCTGAGGGGTTTGGCGAGAACTTTTGCGGACGGCTCTAACATAATTGCCTCAGTGATACCTTAAACGGTTCCGATTATCTCCTACTGGAAAAGTGATCTTATATGTGTGGTTGCCTGGACCCCTGATTAATTTATCGGAGTGTTGAAATCTCGTTAAAAAACTCGATGTATCAATCAATCCGCCAATGTTTGCTTTTAATACTCGTTTACGGAATAAGATacattaaatataacaaaaacataaTTCATGGTGTTCCGCTGCAGGAGCACAGCGGCGGTCAGACATCACTCTCCCGGTCTGCTCCGTGCAGGCACTGTGACGTCAGCGGGCCCctccagcgagagagagagagagagtcaccgACGGAAACAGCATCACGAGCCCCCGCCGCCCTGTCAACCACCGGATTCATTTGTAATGCCAAAAATGACCAGTCTGACATAACGCTAGAAAAGCAATATCCGATTGTCAAGGACAACGGGAGCCCGCGGGCCTATCGCACGGTAGCTATATTTATTCCCGTATTTAGGAATCGTTTTTATCCCCCTCCATTGATTTTTCAGTAATGGCTGGGCTCGCGGGCTGTGGCTGTTGAGAGGCAGGTGCATCGTCCGACAGACGCTCGTTGGGCGTGATGTGTGATGAGATGGATTTCGCTCCAGTGCAGCGATGATGAGACGGACGCAACCGGAGAATCACCGAGAATCCGCGAGACGCGTGTGATCGAGCGGGCGACACTCGGGCGCGGAGCACGGGCGGGGAACAGAACTCGTCCACTCGCGAGCGCTCCGTCTCATCAACACATACTGAACATTAAACGGCCGTACATCCCGAAACCCGGCTGCTGCCGGTGGAATCGGGTCGTGGACCGAAGTGGCATCATGTGCACCTGATGACTTTATCATGCATTTATAGAAGCCGTTTCGCCATTTCGATTCGTGTCTCCGGTGTACAAATTATTATTTCTCTAATAACGAGCTTCGATCAGACCACGCCAAGATGATGGAGCTGGACGAGGTGGTGTACCAGGACGATTATGGGGCCGTGTCGGTCATGTCAGATCGGGTGTCGGGCCTGGCCAGCAGCATCTACCGGGAGTTCGAGCGCCTCATCCAGAGCTACGACGAGGAGGTGGTGAAGGAGCTGATGCCGCTGGTGGTGAACGTCCTGGAGAACCTCGACTCGGTGTCAACGGAGAACCAGGAGCACGAGGTGGAGCTGGAGCTCCTCAGAGAGGACAACGAGCAGCTCATCACGCAGTATGAACGGGAGAAAGCGCTGCGCAAACAGGCGGAGGAGGTACACTATATTATCATCTCATCACACAGACATCCCATCATGCCCTTCATACAATGTCCTGTTCAAACCAGATTGTGTGTATTAGTTGATCGTAACTGGGTCTGCAAACAATTAAAAGAGCCTTGCAAACACCCTTTAACCCTGTTAAGTCTGGCACATGAAATAATATTcagaaaaatctatttttgttgaaatataaccttaaaatgttaacaaaaatttgcatatgtgttttatgttttgtatttttgtcttttatgcAGGCTTTTATAGCCTATTTATTAGTGAGGATATGAAGCTCACTCTTAAGTAAACACCTCAATTTTATCCAAAGGCCcagctaaaacaaaacaaaaatgaaattctgCAATAACGCCTGTACCACAACCTGAAGGGGAACGATTTGAGAATAATGCTAAAAGGCTTTTTACAATAAGGTATAAACTGTCAATCAGATGAGATGTAGAAGTTGTGTGCAACAGATATTCCAGCAAAGTGGTGATCATGCTTGCTGATCATTTTGAGGCCTTAGAAATTAATGTAGAAAATATGGTACTGTAGGCTGTGCCTCTATCTGTACACATTAGTATGAAATATAGTCCTGTCATATGCATTACAGTTCTTCCAGCAACCCTTCTGCTTTGTTCCATAATGACAATTGTATTTGTTGCTCTGCCTTGCAGGACATAAATCTCTAAATCTCCTACAAAAGATTATGTCATACACGTTTGCACATAAATAATACGCAGACAAACACTCCTCATTTTTGGACATCAGCACCGGCGCTGCTACTATGACTAGACAGCCACAGGGAACAGATGCCCTTAATATCTCTTCACATGCATCGTCACTACATGCTAACATTCCCAAAGCATTTTCCAAACACAACTATATTATTGATTGCACAGCTGGAGCATGATTGGGATTCTTGTTGTGTTCCTCTTTATTATAGCAGAGTTTAGACAGCGTAAATGGCATGTGAGAGTGTTTCCTCTGTGAGCGCAAGTCATGGCTGCAGTTGTAAAGATTTAGTGTGTGAATATATAATGGAGAATGAGTGATGATAGATCTATCATAACTGAGCAATGATATTATTGTatcaaaagacagaaagaaaggaaaaaaaagagaaaatacagACTGTTTTTCAGTATCACAGATGTTGCAGAAAAGAATGTGATTATGAAATGCAGTAAATGCAGTGACGCTTCTCACCCTTCACTTGATTACTTTCGTTTTGTCTtggaatttaaacattaaagccgGCCACACTTATTTATTCTTCGATatccatttctttattttaaatatatttttctttattatttttttcataagaaatttctttattttattttattttgcagtttttatGCCAAAGAAgctgcatttttaaataattcactattttttatttttttttatttctagacCGTATTTATCATGCTCTCAGAAAATATGTTGATactaaaaactatataataataatttcaattaaatcTATTGTGCATTTTCTCAGTTGCAACCACCTCTCCAAAAATAATAGATGCCAGTAGAGAATTTTGTGTGTAGCAGGTTTGTATCTACCGCAGAAAGAAATAGGCCATggtttaaaacaatataattaatacaataaaatggtTAAGTGTTAAGGATAGGTATTTAGTGTTTTATTGCAGCAATGCAAAGACATATGTGCTTGGGGTGCAGAGGACAAAAGTGGGAGGATGATGGGCAGGGAGGGTGATTATGGGTAATCAATTTTCTCATAGAAGGAGGCTGGCTGACGCTGTAACCCGATTCTCATGTTGTGAGACCGACAGAGAGCACAGAGCGAGTGAGCTAGTGAGgaatggagggagagagagagaggggaagtaAACAGCACTCTCCAGTTTCGCATCCTGTGGGATTATGGcagtagagtacagtagagtaTAATGGCCACAGTAAGAACATCCACCTCACTATTTCTCACTGTCTTCCTCTCATATAGACTCATCCATGCATGAACACATTCTGAACGTCAAACAGCTTGATAAAATACAATTAGCGATCCCCAGGGGAGAAATCGGTGATTAATTGAACATCATTAcaatgaatttgcatattagaatTTTAGTTGTAATTTCAGTTACATGACATCTAACAGTATAACAGTATGACATATAACAGTATAAAAGCTTAATTGATACAAATTATTTGTGACATGCATGAGGCATTCACATCTTTCTCATGTATGGTGGCATAACAGGTGCACTTGGCTCTACTCCAACTTGTCACATGtaattttattcaatattaaaaTCTTATATCCCtgcttaaagggattgttcacccagaaataaaaatgttgtgatcatttactcacctcatgtcgttccaaacctctatgagttgctttctttttttgaacataaaattatacattttgaagattgctgggaatcaaacagttggtggttgccattgacttccatagtagtaataaaacaaaaaaaacaagtgcaAGCaagatttaaatgaaaactgaaagtgtaaaccATGTCTCTGCACATTATTCATTATTTCGGGGGGATCCCAACCAGCCTGACACTGTAATATAATCTCATTCAATGTTGAGGGGTTTGGGGGACTATTGGCCCAACAGTTTCAGACAGACAGATCTATTTTGAAAcactaattatttttatgtatttcattcaGTGTAGCTAGTGATATAGaaaatacacacttcacctttactgGCCGTTCATGATTAAACTGCAGGATAAGAAATATTGTTATGTCAAGGTATAGCAGGAAAGAACTCAAATTTGCAGTCTGGAATTTcattatgaaaagtatgcatgaAATAATATGTAATGCCTCTATTATCCCATATGTAGACATTCTTCTGATATGGGTTGTATATAGTACACTGACTTTATAAGTTAAAACACTCATTAGAATGACATGATCAGCCTGGTGTGATTTGTTCAACGAAGacagatttaaaatgttatagtGTTCGAGTGTGTTTGGTTTTTCCCTCTCTTTGCAGTGCTAGGATTACTGAATTCCAGGAGGCTGTTTGTGGCTGGGTCGCACTGCAGAAAGAGCCTATTGTGTTCCTGTTAAAATCCTTGCAGCTCAAAGTCACCACACACTGCACTTggagtgtgtgtgtaatgtgtgacTGTATTGTATTTGAAGAACAATTCCTTCTCCAAAATGCTTTTTGACCTTGTGATGTTCTGCTTCATACCGTGGTTATGGATCATTTTGCACTGAAAGTCAGTTAATTTGTATATACACACTCTAGCAGGGGTACTCAAGTTCAGTGGCCAAGGGGGCCACATTTGAACCATGTAAAATGTGAAATTTACAGTTTGCATCATAAGAATTTAATACAATATTTGCAGTATTACTGATTTAGAAATGCAGTTTATTACATATGTAACTCTTGCTTTTACTTgtcctatttaaaataatattgaacatgaaaataaaacattacaaaaatgtgGAACAAAAAAGTGGATAAACACTTTGTTTCTCtctataaatgcaaaaaaaaaaaaaaaaacagagtattAAACAAACCAAGAATGTTCATTCTCAAATCAGTCTTCAGCAAATATTACTCACAAATTTCTTTAGagagaaattttattttttcctataCATGCCCAAAACATGACTGAGTGTGCATTATTGAGTGTTACACACATGTACACGCCTCGCACAGAAACCCTACatatgcatcacagaaataatataaCTCACAACATTTCAGGaaatatggacaaaaacattCACCTATCGCAGTAACTGAATAAAAAGAAGATAGAAATGTTTTGAATGATGAAACATGAAGACAATGAACACACAACATgacaatatattgtttatttgtgttcttcaagccatctctggtattttttctaataataaagtatatttataatctaTCTTCTTTGTCTGTCTATTAATTCATCCATCCAGTTCAGGTTCTGGATCTGATCTTGTGTGAATGCGTTTGTTTGCATGTTAACAGAAGTTCATTGAATATGAAGATGTCTTGGAGGCAGACAAGAAGGAGTTGCAGTCCATGTTGGAGACTTTGGAGCTACAAACAAAACAACTCGAGCTGAAGGCCAAGAACTATGCTGACCAGAGTGAGTCTGTGCACTTAATTACATTTGTTCATACACACATGTTGACACAAACAGAGATTTGAGTTTCTTGCAATATGCATTTGTGATGTTCCTATCTTGCAGTCTCTCGTCTGGAAGATCGAGAATCAGACATGAAGAAAGAGTATAACGCCCTTCACCAGCGCCATACAGAGGTCAGCACAGATTTATAACTCAAATTAACACAGGGTTCCCAAGACAATGGAAAACCAAGAGGAAAAGGATGGCACAGAATGTAGGAAAAGTTATGAAAATGTATGAAATAATATGAAAGTTCATGGAAATTTCCATAGTGGATATACTTTTTACtagttattaaatttttttttttaataaaatagctTTTTGTGATTGTGATCTTGAATAATTGATTTTTGGCATGGGAAATGAATGCAAACATAATGGAAATGTATTCATCTAAAGTTCTGGGGACACTATTAGCCATAACTCAAAAGTTACAAATACAAAGCTCCACTTCTAGAGAATTCAGCATATACACTCACAtaggtttttcttttcttcagatgatacagacatatgTGGGACACTTTGAGCGTTCAAAGATGCAACAGACAGGCAGCAACCAGTCTGAATCTACAGGCTGCGGACGGGCGTGAGTAACTTGTATTTGAGTTTGTGCATTTGGAATTCATTTGTGTTTTGCATGTTTCTTTTGTTCTAGTAAATGACAGGTTTTG
The sequence above is a segment of the Carassius carassius chromosome 9, fCarCar2.1, whole genome shotgun sequence genome. Coding sequences within it:
- the LOC132149013 gene encoding jupiter microtubule associated homolog 2-like → MTSTNMFQGLDSSGKPSSRVLRPPGGGSSNLFGGFEEDTAASRRPNKMSSSIFAPPEETRGGPRRSNPPGGKSSGIFGDPEASLTHGRHVPPGGASSYIFGGAESTPPSVKSQHPNKPKDNLSVGVPATPDPPAPVPKKVEKVEPVTPQPMPEKEPAAPAPAANQNSEAATWQPTEKDHEPRLGPRPRSHNKVINPPGGKSSVVFY